One stretch of Natronobacterium gregoryi SP2 DNA includes these proteins:
- a CDS encoding S49 family peptidase — protein MSKYLTAARELLGTVARSYVTIVVIALLVGAAIAPIAWGATSEADGTVAVIEMDSSISEPTADPVIDDLREARQNESIDAVVLSVDSPGGGVTASESLYLAVERTAQEMPVVTSVRSVGASGGYYMSAPSDKIYATPSSTVGSIGVRATHMDAPAPEQEITTGPDKSGMTEEQVKQQAEQMKQTFLGSVIEQRGDELELSEHELAYANVYVGVEAVENGLVDEIGDTEAAIGTAADEAGLGDYEVVELSDGQPLGMPLLFEGDGQAEAKQHVHPQTFGEYNGVETPAFLAVWGSIEGQTVADTTPPETQNATAVTAGGDQP, from the coding sequence ATGAGTAAATACCTAACTGCCGCCCGGGAACTACTCGGGACGGTCGCACGGTCTTACGTGACGATCGTCGTAATTGCTCTCCTCGTCGGAGCCGCTATCGCTCCGATCGCGTGGGGGGCAACCAGTGAAGCCGACGGCACCGTTGCAGTCATCGAGATGGATAGTTCGATCAGTGAGCCGACCGCAGACCCAGTGATCGACGATCTGCGCGAAGCACGCCAGAACGAGTCGATCGACGCGGTCGTACTGTCCGTAGACAGTCCTGGCGGCGGCGTTACCGCAAGCGAGAGTCTCTACTTGGCGGTCGAACGAACCGCACAGGAGATGCCGGTCGTCACGAGCGTACGATCGGTCGGCGCATCGGGAGGCTACTACATGAGTGCCCCGAGCGACAAGATTTACGCCACGCCAAGTTCGACGGTCGGTAGCATCGGCGTCCGTGCAACACACATGGATGCGCCGGCACCGGAACAAGAGATCACCACCGGTCCCGATAAGTCCGGTATGACAGAAGAGCAGGTCAAACAACAGGCAGAACAGATGAAACAGACGTTCCTCGGCTCGGTGATCGAACAACGCGGTGACGAACTAGAACTCTCGGAACACGAACTCGCGTACGCGAACGTGTACGTCGGCGTCGAGGCCGTCGAAAACGGACTCGTCGACGAAATCGGCGATACCGAGGCTGCGATCGGCACGGCTGCCGACGAAGCCGGACTCGGCGACTACGAGGTCGTCGAGTTGAGCGACGGTCAACCGCTCGGAATGCCGCTCCTCTTCGAAGGAGACGGTCAGGCAGAAGCCAAACAGCACGTACACCCACAGACGTTCGGAGAGTACAACGGCGTCGAGACGCCCGCGTTCCTCGCAGTGTGGGGCTCGATCGAGGGACAGACTGTCGCCGATACGACTCCGCCCGAAACACAGAACGCCACCGCCGTCACTGCCGGAGGTGACCAGCCATGA
- a CDS encoding DUF4350 domain-containing protein, producing MNGDEIRSRLVVFAVVVLLAVTAVAAAGVITNQGSTEKPTVDQVQFQPENVDAPELERGGEISIDVPTGTETVVIDTAHANDVSKDDLQPVVSTLVADGNTVEYFDSESGGLSASPEERENELAETLEDADAYIVVEPNDRYTPGEAEIVSDFADADGRVLFVGGPDAGGGALLGLLGPMGTDTGDDGEFESVTSQFGIAYDTGYLYDMQDYENNYQTLAVTPAAETDLTDGVDHVVFDGPTQVATAGQPLLTTSPTAEHSESRETGEYPVAAQNDNAVAVGDTGFMTSENYNVADNEVFISNILEFLVSGNATPGNLGTADSPAHDPGGSNVAGSGHAEDGFPGAG from the coding sequence ATGAACGGTGACGAAATCCGATCACGGCTCGTCGTCTTCGCCGTCGTCGTCTTGCTCGCCGTCACCGCAGTCGCCGCCGCTGGCGTAATCACGAACCAGGGCTCGACGGAAAAGCCAACCGTCGACCAGGTACAGTTCCAGCCCGAAAACGTCGACGCGCCCGAACTCGAGCGAGGCGGTGAGATCTCGATCGACGTACCCACCGGCACAGAGACGGTCGTGATCGACACCGCACACGCAAACGACGTGTCGAAAGACGACCTCCAACCCGTCGTGTCCACACTCGTTGCCGACGGCAACACCGTCGAGTACTTCGACTCGGAATCGGGTGGACTGTCGGCAAGTCCCGAAGAACGCGAGAACGAACTCGCCGAAACGCTCGAGGACGCAGACGCCTACATCGTCGTCGAGCCGAACGACCGCTACACGCCAGGCGAAGCCGAGATCGTGTCTGACTTCGCCGACGCCGACGGACGCGTCCTGTTCGTCGGTGGTCCTGATGCGGGTGGTGGAGCTCTCCTCGGACTCCTCGGGCCGATGGGCACCGATACGGGTGACGACGGCGAGTTCGAGTCGGTGACATCCCAGTTCGGAATCGCCTACGATACCGGCTACCTGTACGACATGCAGGATTACGAGAACAACTACCAGACGCTCGCGGTGACGCCAGCTGCCGAGACGGACCTCACCGACGGCGTCGATCACGTCGTCTTCGACGGTCCGACCCAGGTGGCGACGGCAGGACAGCCATTACTGACGACGAGCCCAACGGCTGAACACTCCGAGAGTCGCGAAACCGGTGAGTACCCGGTTGCGGCGCAAAACGACAACGCGGTTGCCGTCGGCGATACTGGCTTCATGACTAGCGAGAACTACAACGTCGCCGACAACGAGGTCTTCATCAGTAACATCCTCGAGTTCCTCGTGAGTGGGAACGCGACGCCGGGTAACCTCGGCACTGCAGACAGTCCTGCTCACGATCCTGGTGGGAGTAACGTCGCCGGGTCAGGACACGCAGAAGACGGATTCCCGGGCGCTGGATAG
- the hisS gene encoding histidine--tRNA ligase: MYDRIKGFRDFYPGEMAARRETIDTIEDTARQYGFREVGTPTLERAEMWTDKSGDDIVEELYAFEDQGGRHVTLTPELTPTVARMVVAKQQELSKPIKWVSTRPFWRYEQVQQGRQREFYQTNVDIFGSSEPEADAEVLAWAADALTNLGLTDDDFEFRVSHRDILGGVLETYEEDVDIDEAIRAVDKSNKLSTAEYHDLLVEAGLDYDQAAEFDDLIASGDLDELEAFAGTERVTDAVSNLQNVLDAAGDFGVREYCTISLETARGLDYYTGVVFECFDSTGEVSRSIFGGGRYDDLIEQFGGQPTPAVGVAPGHATLSLLCKRAGVWPEEEVTTDYYVLQVGDTRAEAARISRELRERGHIVETDVAGRSFGAQLDYADSVNTETVVIVGEQDLANDEVTIKDMESGDQTQVPVAEFPGDLDRPTYEDLA, translated from the coding sequence ATGTACGACCGAATCAAAGGCTTTCGTGACTTCTATCCTGGCGAGATGGCTGCCCGGCGGGAGACCATCGATACCATCGAAGACACCGCCCGCCAGTACGGCTTCCGAGAGGTCGGCACGCCGACTCTCGAGCGCGCGGAGATGTGGACTGACAAGAGCGGCGACGACATCGTCGAGGAACTGTACGCCTTCGAAGATCAGGGTGGTCGCCACGTCACGCTGACGCCGGAGCTCACGCCGACCGTCGCGCGGATGGTCGTCGCCAAACAGCAGGAACTGTCGAAGCCGATCAAGTGGGTCTCGACGCGGCCATTCTGGCGCTACGAGCAGGTCCAGCAGGGACGACAGCGCGAATTCTACCAGACCAACGTCGATATCTTCGGCTCCTCCGAGCCAGAGGCCGACGCCGAGGTCCTGGCGTGGGCTGCCGACGCGCTGACGAACCTCGGACTGACCGATGACGACTTCGAATTTCGGGTCTCTCACCGGGACATCCTCGGAGGCGTCTTGGAGACCTACGAGGAAGACGTCGACATCGACGAGGCGATTCGTGCGGTCGACAAGTCCAACAAGCTCTCGACCGCCGAGTACCACGACCTGCTGGTCGAAGCCGGCCTCGACTACGACCAGGCCGCGGAGTTCGACGACTTGATCGCAAGCGGCGACCTCGACGAACTCGAGGCCTTCGCCGGCACCGAACGCGTCACTGACGCCGTTTCGAACCTCCAGAACGTACTCGATGCGGCTGGCGACTTCGGCGTTCGTGAGTATTGTACGATCTCGCTCGAGACGGCCCGCGGGCTCGATTACTACACGGGCGTTGTCTTCGAGTGTTTCGACTCGACGGGCGAGGTTTCGCGGTCGATCTTCGGCGGCGGCCGGTACGACGACCTCATCGAACAGTTCGGTGGTCAGCCGACGCCCGCGGTCGGTGTCGCACCCGGTCACGCTACCCTCTCGCTGCTTTGCAAGCGGGCTGGCGTCTGGCCCGAGGAAGAGGTGACGACCGACTACTACGTGCTCCAGGTCGGCGACACCCGCGCGGAGGCGGCTCGAATCTCTCGTGAACTTCGCGAGCGCGGCCACATCGTCGAGACCGATGTCGCCGGACGCTCTTTCGGCGCACAGTTGGACTACGCCGACAGCGTCAACACCGAGACGGTCGTCATCGTCGGTGAACAGGACCTCGCAAACGACGAGGTGACGATCAAGGACATGGAGTCCGGCGACCAGACGCAGGTGCCGGTTGCGGAGTTCCCCGGTGATCTCGATCGGCCGACGTACGAGGATCTGGCCTGA
- a CDS encoding sulfatase-like hydrolase/transferase, translated as MTDDRPNVLLVLTDQERYDLSAPDGPPVETPTMDRLSSEGLRFERAFTPISICSSARASLLTGQFPHGHGMLNNCHEADAVQPNLPTEIQTFSEVLDANGYDCTYTGKWHVGRDQTPETFGFSYLGGSDRHHDDIDDAFREYRRERGVPLGEVDREEELYTGDDPRDASEGTLVSAVTPVDVEETRAWFLAERTIEAIERHADAAGPFFHRADFYGPHHPYVVPEPYASMYDPDEIEPPDSYAETDDGKPQVHENYRHYRGVAGFDWELWAEGIAKYWGFVTLIDDQFERVLAALEDHGLADETAVVHAADHGDFVGAHRQFNKGPLAYDDTYHIPLQIRWSGVTEPGSVCNRLVHLHDLAPTFLEMAGAGIPESFDARSLVPVLENGGTVPDGLEWPDSVFAQYHGDEFGLYSQRMVRTDRYKYVYNSPDIDELYDLAADPAELQNLVGHPDYAGVRKALRERLVDWMDRTDDPNCEWVPDVLASASTENRV; from the coding sequence ATGACCGACGACCGCCCGAACGTCTTGCTCGTGCTCACCGACCAGGAGCGATACGACCTTTCGGCTCCCGACGGCCCACCCGTCGAGACGCCGACGATGGATCGACTCTCGAGCGAGGGCCTTCGTTTCGAACGGGCGTTCACCCCGATCAGCATCTGCTCGAGTGCGCGCGCGTCGCTGCTGACCGGGCAGTTCCCCCACGGCCACGGGATGTTGAACAACTGCCACGAGGCCGACGCGGTCCAGCCGAATCTGCCGACCGAGATACAGACGTTCTCGGAAGTGCTCGACGCGAACGGTTACGACTGTACCTACACCGGGAAGTGGCACGTTGGTCGCGACCAGACGCCCGAAACGTTCGGTTTCTCCTATCTCGGTGGGAGCGACAGACACCACGACGACATCGACGACGCGTTCCGCGAGTATCGAAGAGAACGAGGGGTTCCACTCGGCGAGGTCGACCGCGAGGAAGAGCTGTACACGGGCGACGACCCCCGAGATGCGAGCGAGGGAACGCTCGTTTCGGCGGTGACACCGGTCGACGTCGAGGAGACTCGCGCCTGGTTCCTTGCCGAACGAACGATCGAGGCCATCGAACGTCACGCCGACGCAGCCGGCCCGTTCTTTCACCGGGCAGACTTCTACGGTCCCCACCACCCCTACGTCGTCCCTGAACCCTACGCCTCGATGTACGACCCCGACGAGATCGAACCGCCCGACAGCTATGCCGAGACCGACGACGGGAAGCCACAGGTCCACGAGAACTATCGCCACTACCGGGGCGTCGCCGGCTTCGACTGGGAGCTGTGGGCTGAAGGCATCGCGAAGTACTGGGGGTTCGTGACGCTGATCGACGATCAGTTCGAACGCGTGCTCGCGGCCCTCGAGGACCACGGCCTCGCCGACGAGACCGCCGTCGTCCACGCCGCCGATCACGGCGACTTCGTCGGCGCTCACCGCCAGTTCAACAAGGGACCACTGGCCTACGACGACACCTACCACATCCCCCTGCAGATACGCTGGTCTGGCGTGACCGAACCGGGAAGTGTCTGTAACCGTCTCGTTCACCTGCATGACCTCGCACCCACCTTCCTCGAGATGGCCGGTGCCGGGATTCCAGAGAGCTTCGACGCGCGCAGCCTCGTGCCCGTCCTCGAGAACGGAGGGACGGTTCCCGACGGCCTCGAGTGGCCCGACTCGGTCTTCGCCCAGTACCACGGCGACGAGTTCGGCCTCTACAGCCAGCGGATGGTCCGGACCGACCGGTACAAGTACGTCTACAACAGCCCCGATATCGACGAACTGTACGACCTCGCAGCCGACCCTGCAGAGCTACAGAACCTTGTCGGCCACCCCGACTACGCAGGCGTTCGAAAGGCGTTGCGGGAGCGACTCGTCGACTGGATGGACCGAACCGACGACCCTAACTGCGAGTGGGTGCCCGACGTCCTCGCCAGCGCGTCGACCGAGAATCGGGTGTGA
- a CDS encoding cobalamin-binding protein: MRVVTTLPSATEVVAALGIEPVGVSHECDFPPEVESLPAVTRSRIETDAASDEIDRQVLESTTDDGVYEVDVDRLEALDPDLIVTQGMCDVCAVDEAVVADAVDEIDADPAVLSTDPHSVDDVLTDVERIGDATGREERAAVVQTELEERIEAVQNRTANLGLEAESRPRVAIFDWTDPAMIAGHWTAELVEWAGGEYGLADAGERSRPREWAEIRAYDPEVIVVAPCGFDLEQTAENRSDLTERDGWNDLTAVENGRVWAMDGDSYLNRPGPRLVDTLEALAPIVQSGPDDVGPPTEVAVPFDALETLSPGSRVVPSAD; encoded by the coding sequence ATGCGCGTCGTTACCACGCTTCCGTCGGCGACAGAGGTCGTCGCCGCGCTCGGGATCGAACCCGTCGGCGTCTCCCACGAGTGTGACTTCCCGCCGGAGGTCGAGTCGCTTCCCGCAGTCACGCGATCACGAATCGAGACGGACGCCGCCAGCGACGAAATCGACCGACAGGTTCTCGAGTCGACGACCGACGACGGCGTCTACGAGGTCGATGTCGATCGGCTCGAGGCGCTGGACCCCGACCTGATCGTCACCCAGGGGATGTGCGACGTCTGTGCGGTCGACGAGGCGGTCGTCGCCGACGCCGTCGACGAAATCGACGCCGATCCAGCGGTGCTGTCGACAGATCCCCACAGCGTCGACGACGTTCTCACCGACGTCGAACGGATCGGGGACGCGACTGGACGCGAGGAACGCGCCGCGGTGGTTCAGACGGAACTCGAAGAGCGGATCGAAGCCGTTCAAAACCGGACGGCAAACCTCGGCCTCGAGGCCGAGAGCCGACCCCGAGTCGCAATCTTCGACTGGACCGACCCCGCGATGATCGCAGGCCACTGGACAGCCGAACTCGTCGAGTGGGCCGGCGGCGAATACGGACTGGCTGACGCCGGCGAACGATCCCGCCCGCGCGAGTGGGCGGAGATCCGCGCGTACGATCCCGAGGTGATCGTCGTCGCACCCTGTGGGTTCGACCTCGAGCAGACGGCCGAAAACCGCTCGGATCTCACCGAACGCGACGGCTGGAACGACCTAACGGCCGTCGAGAACGGTCGTGTCTGGGCGATGGACGGCGACAGCTACCTCAACCGGCCGGGACCGCGACTCGTCGACACGCTCGAGGCGCTCGCACCGATCGTCCAGTCGGGCCCGGACGATGTCGGTCCGCCTACGGAGGTCGCGGTTCCGTTCGATGCGCTCGAAACCCTGAGCCCAGGCTCGCGGGTCGTTCCGTCGGCGGACTGA
- a CDS encoding HalOD1 output domain-containing protein encodes MHPALITALERIAACEDRDPTALPPLYRAVDPEALTALLESPAAVTARFEYAGYEVVIGPGPIEVAVLETRQ; translated from the coding sequence ATGCATCCAGCACTCATCACGGCACTCGAACGTATCGCGGCCTGTGAGGACCGCGACCCGACGGCCCTGCCACCGCTGTACCGGGCCGTCGACCCCGAGGCGCTGACGGCGCTGCTCGAGTCGCCCGCGGCCGTCACCGCCCGCTTCGAGTACGCTGGCTACGAGGTCGTGATCGGACCCGGGCCGATCGAGGTCGCGGTACTCGAGACGAGACAGTAG
- the phoU gene encoding phosphate signaling complex protein PhoU: MAREHYRQELETLREAVLEMGKLVQTQFDRAVAAFADHDPEMVRRVIESEDRVNERYLAIERKCIELLGLQQPVASDLRFVAAAFKISTDLERIGDIAVKIAERTEAGLPAIETAVDIPSMGQESATMVADAVDAFEALDTDACREIVARDDQIDQLAKHASRQVFGDMVALDTETVDLEEYHESIFRLVITVTDIEQVADHATNVAARTVYMATGDDSLLE, from the coding sequence ATGGCTCGAGAACACTATCGACAGGAACTTGAGACGCTTCGCGAGGCAGTACTCGAGATGGGCAAACTCGTACAGACGCAGTTCGACCGCGCAGTGGCGGCCTTCGCCGACCACGACCCGGAGATGGTCCGCCGAGTCATCGAAAGCGAAGACAGAGTCAACGAGCGCTATCTCGCTATCGAGCGCAAGTGCATCGAGCTGCTGGGGCTACAGCAGCCGGTTGCCAGTGATCTCCGCTTCGTCGCCGCAGCGTTCAAGATCAGCACCGACCTCGAGCGGATCGGTGACATCGCGGTCAAGATAGCCGAACGGACGGAAGCGGGACTGCCGGCGATAGAGACGGCCGTCGACATTCCATCGATGGGCCAGGAGAGTGCAACGATGGTCGCCGATGCAGTTGACGCCTTCGAAGCTCTGGACACGGACGCCTGCCGGGAGATCGTCGCTCGTGACGACCAGATCGATCAACTCGCGAAACACGCGAGTCGCCAAGTGTTCGGCGACATGGTAGCGCTCGATACCGAAACTGTCGATCTCGAGGAGTACCACGAGAGTATCTTTCGGCTCGTGATCACGGTCACCGACATCGAGCAAGTCGCCGATCACGCGACGAACGTCGCCGCTCGGACAGTCTACATGGCTACCGGCGACGACAGCCTCCTCGAGTAG
- a CDS encoding CBS domain-containing protein — MPNTLTGLVSDEFQTAPPTTTVDEAIDRFRDRTPTDGTTLYYLYVVDGGDLIGIVSLTDLLNADRTAAVEKIMTTDIQTVSTDTPIAAAVDTISERGFPALPVTEDSDIAGVVRADDLLETVENELTITALKKAGFWV; from the coding sequence ATGCCCAACACACTCACCGGCCTCGTCTCCGACGAGTTCCAGACCGCCCCGCCCACGACCACGGTCGACGAAGCAATCGACCGCTTCCGCGACCGAACGCCAACCGACGGGACGACGCTGTACTACCTCTACGTCGTCGACGGTGGCGACCTCATCGGGATCGTCTCGCTCACCGACCTCCTGAATGCCGATCGAACAGCCGCCGTCGAGAAGATCATGACGACCGATATTCAGACAGTGTCGACCGACACGCCGATAGCTGCTGCAGTGGACACCATCTCCGAACGAGGATTCCCTGCGTTGCCGGTAACCGAAGACTCGGACATCGCCGGCGTCGTGCGGGCGGACGACCTGCTCGAGACGGTCGAAAACGAACTGACGATCACGGCGCTGAAAAAGGCCGGGTTCTGGGTATAA
- a CDS encoding magnesium transporter, with protein sequence MTAETSAEQSQSQMEHDATALRADGGAETVTGGGTVVRSRDVADAETTRSDIVLTSSLPKKLWLRLPWLLVALAGGLLAGGVIGGAEGSLEAAEIALLAIFVPVIMDMGGNVGTQASTIFVRGLALGHIDDKNVLTHLARESVLGLVIGLIIGTIAAGIAMVWHGEPMLSLVLFTALVTVCLVASTFGYLIPWLAHKLGFDPAAVSDPVVTTFKDITAVVIYFGLAIWLLPGAI encoded by the coding sequence ATGACTGCTGAAACGTCCGCCGAACAGTCCCAGAGTCAGATGGAGCACGACGCCACAGCGCTACGTGCTGACGGTGGAGCCGAAACCGTCACAGGCGGCGGGACCGTCGTTCGCAGTCGAGACGTCGCGGACGCGGAGACAACTCGCAGCGACATCGTTCTCACCTCGTCACTGCCGAAGAAGCTCTGGCTCCGCCTGCCGTGGCTGCTGGTTGCACTGGCTGGTGGGCTCCTCGCCGGTGGCGTAATCGGGGGTGCCGAAGGGTCACTGGAAGCAGCCGAAATCGCGTTGCTCGCCATTTTCGTTCCAGTAATCATGGACATGGGCGGCAACGTCGGGACGCAAGCGTCGACGATTTTCGTCCGCGGGCTCGCGCTCGGGCACATCGACGACAAGAACGTCTTGACCCACCTTGCTCGCGAGTCCGTTCTCGGTCTCGTTATCGGACTCATCATCGGCACCATCGCGGCTGGCATCGCGATGGTCTGGCACGGCGAGCCAATGCTGTCACTCGTACTGTTTACCGCCCTCGTGACAGTCTGTCTGGTTGCCAGCACGTTCGGTTATCTCATCCCCTGGCTCGCACACAAACTTGGGTTTGACCCTGCTGCGGTTTCAGACCCCGTGGTGACGACGTTCAAAGACATCACCGCCGTGGTCATCTACTTTGGCCTGGCGATCTGGCTGCTTCCAGGGGCGATATAA
- a CDS encoding universal stress protein produces MDQPRDSDLLDHVIVPIAHPEDAGATARALTSYDPDHVTALHVVEKGGGVPDKTPVEQSEEMAAESYAAVQEVFPDADEHTAYSRHVVDAIFESADEIDATAIAYQSRGGNRLLQFLSGDLSLKLVTRAEIPVIALPGDE; encoded by the coding sequence ATGGACCAGCCACGCGACAGCGATTTGCTCGATCACGTGATCGTCCCAATTGCCCATCCCGAGGACGCCGGAGCGACCGCACGTGCACTCACCTCGTACGATCCTGACCACGTCACAGCGTTACACGTCGTCGAAAAAGGCGGTGGCGTCCCGGACAAGACGCCCGTCGAACAGTCCGAAGAAATGGCAGCGGAGTCGTACGCGGCCGTCCAAGAGGTCTTCCCCGACGCCGACGAACACACCGCTTACTCTCGGCACGTCGTCGACGCGATTTTCGAGAGTGCCGACGAGATCGACGCGACTGCCATCGCCTACCAGTCCCGCGGCGGCAACCGGCTCTTGCAGTTTCTCTCCGGTGATCTCTCCCTGAAACTCGTGACGCGAGCGGAGATTCCCGTGATCGCCCTGCCGGGCGACGAGTAG
- a CDS encoding phospholipase D family protein, whose amino-acid sequence MADIELVNNRWGDRTVDEQLRTLFEGDGTIYLVTGFFTYNAYHTLRPDIEAFLSRSTENELVIVVGPTADQFSATIARDLWQLDSGEQVHLYKYPDGFLHAKLYVRTGEHPAVVVGSANLTQVAFEQNLELSAYVEGDGPDDARIEPFADWIDDLLEVCKPVRRRDLFKPVMLSKTLVNWTKKGKLLPSRAVLAHRISYVALAFLLGLFLFS is encoded by the coding sequence ATGGCTGATATCGAACTCGTCAACAACCGGTGGGGAGATCGGACCGTCGACGAACAGCTCCGGACGCTGTTCGAGGGAGACGGAACGATCTACCTCGTCACCGGCTTCTTCACCTACAACGCGTATCACACGCTTCGCCCAGACATCGAGGCGTTTCTCTCGCGCTCCACCGAAAACGAACTGGTGATCGTCGTCGGCCCGACGGCAGACCAGTTCTCCGCGACGATCGCTCGCGACCTCTGGCAACTCGATAGCGGCGAGCAGGTCCACCTGTACAAGTACCCCGACGGCTTTCTCCACGCGAAACTGTACGTCCGGACCGGCGAACATCCCGCCGTCGTCGTCGGCTCCGCGAATCTCACGCAGGTCGCGTTCGAACAGAACCTCGAATTGAGTGCGTACGTCGAAGGCGACGGTCCCGACGACGCCCGGATCGAGCCGTTCGCCGACTGGATAGACGACCTTCTCGAGGTCTGTAAACCAGTGCGGCGACGTGACCTGTTCAAACCCGTCATGTTGTCGAAGACGCTCGTCAACTGGACGAAAAAAGGGAAGCTACTGCCTTCTCGGGCCGTCCTCGCCCACCGCATCTCGTACGTCGCGTTAGCCTTTCTGCTCGGACTGTTTCTCTTCTCGTGA
- a CDS encoding site-2 protease family protein, which yields MRNVHLTTIWGIPIRINVSLLVLLPVLVYLIAEGDQIGIYASAIDALAPATLEVAPLEEGATPWLIGLAGAVGLFFSVAVHELGHAYAARRYDIGTESITLWIFGGLAALESMPREWHREFWIAVAGPFTSLLLAVVFAGLLQVIPGGLALVLFVVGWLALINVVLAVFNMLPAFPMDGGRVLRALLGRRWSYVTATRIAARIGTIFALFFAVVGVLGGNPLLVLVALFVYVAATTESRTIALEELLRGVLAVDVMDEPARSVAADATLSDVATSLFENRRSEFVVTDDDEIVGLVTLSDLGQVDRSTLETTTVREVMTDEVAHVGLETPAFEVLRAMGRDPLVVVLEDGDPVGTVSRRDLGEIMQLRRELGAPGPFERTAM from the coding sequence ATGCGAAACGTTCACCTCACGACGATTTGGGGGATTCCGATCCGGATCAACGTCTCGCTTTTGGTACTGTTGCCTGTACTCGTCTATCTAATCGCCGAAGGTGATCAGATCGGCATCTACGCCTCGGCCATCGACGCGCTCGCACCGGCGACGCTCGAAGTCGCTCCACTCGAGGAGGGTGCGACGCCGTGGCTGATCGGCCTCGCCGGGGCCGTCGGCCTCTTTTTCAGCGTCGCCGTCCACGAACTGGGCCACGCCTACGCTGCCCGTCGGTACGACATCGGTACGGAGTCGATCACTCTCTGGATCTTCGGCGGATTGGCTGCCCTCGAGTCGATGCCCAGAGAGTGGCACCGGGAGTTCTGGATCGCCGTCGCGGGACCGTTCACGAGTCTCTTGCTCGCCGTGGTCTTTGCGGGTCTCCTGCAGGTGATTCCGGGGGGACTGGCGCTCGTACTCTTCGTCGTCGGCTGGCTCGCACTGATCAACGTCGTGCTCGCGGTCTTCAACATGCTCCCGGCGTTTCCGATGGACGGCGGGCGCGTCCTCCGGGCGCTGCTGGGTCGGCGGTGGTCGTACGTGACCGCGACGCGGATCGCTGCCCGGATCGGAACGATCTTCGCGCTGTTTTTCGCTGTCGTCGGCGTCTTGGGCGGCAATCCGCTCCTCGTTCTCGTCGCGCTCTTCGTCTACGTCGCGGCGACGACCGAGTCACGCACGATCGCCCTCGAGGAACTGCTGCGGGGCGTGCTCGCAGTTGACGTGATGGATGAGCCCGCCCGGTCGGTGGCGGCCGATGCGACGCTTTCCGATGTCGCGACTTCCCTCTTCGAGAACCGCCGTAGCGAGTTCGTCGTCACCGACGACGACGAAATCGTCGGGCTAGTGACGCTCTCGGATCTGGGGCAGGTCGATCGATCTACCCTCGAGACGACGACCGTCCGCGAGGTCATGACCGACGAGGTCGCTCACGTCGGACTCGAGACGCCCGCCTTCGAGGTGCTTCGAGCGATGGGGCGGGACCCGCTCGTCGTCGTCCTCGAGGATGGCGATCCCGTCGGCACCGTCTCCAGACGGGACCTCGGAGAGATCATGCAACTGCGCCGGGAACTGGGCGCTCCCGGCCCGTTCGAGCGGACGGCGATGTGA